Proteins from a genomic interval of Mycobacterium conspicuum:
- a CDS encoding ATP-dependent DNA helicase, translating into MTADVSLSVPELLAIAVDALGGSARSGQQQMAEAVAQAFETGPEAGEHLIVQAGTGTGKSLAYLIPAIVRAVEGDGPVVVSTATIALQRQLVDRDLPRLADSLADALPHRPQFALLKGRRNYLCLNKVHGGSTGDAEDEQPQDELFDPMAATALGRDVQRLAAWASTTDSGDRDDLKPGVPDRSWSQVSVSARECIGVSRCPYGTECFSERARGRAGAADIVVTNHALLAIDAVAESAVLPEHSLLVVDEAHELTDRVTSVATAELTSAALGVASRRIARLIDPELIERLEASSATFASALHDGTPGRIDYLDQEMAAYLTALRDAASAARSAIESTSDSKAAATRAEAAATLSEISETASRILTSFSPAIPDRTDVVWLDQEDNRGSPRAVLRVAPLSVAELLRTRVFSRSRTVLTSATLTIGGSFDAMAAAWGLTGPEPGEYPRWRGLDVGSPFQHAKNGILYVAAHLPPPGRDGAGSAEQLSEIAELITAAGGRTLGLFSSMRAARAAAEAMRTRLSTPVLCQGDDSTSTLVEQFTADPATSLFGTLSLWQGVDVPGPSLSLVLIDRIPFPRPDDPLLSARQRAVAARGGNGFMEVAASHAALLLAQGSGRLLRRVTDRGVVAVLDSRMATARYGGYLRASLPPFWQTINAAQVRQALGRLRTAADTRRTDASPS; encoded by the coding sequence ATCACGGCAGACGTATCCCTGTCCGTACCAGAACTGCTGGCCATCGCGGTGGACGCGCTCGGCGGCAGCGCGCGCAGCGGCCAGCAGCAGATGGCCGAGGCCGTGGCGCAAGCCTTTGAGACCGGACCCGAGGCCGGCGAGCACCTGATCGTGCAGGCCGGCACCGGCACCGGCAAGTCGCTGGCGTATCTGATTCCGGCGATTGTGCGCGCCGTGGAGGGCGACGGCCCGGTCGTCGTGTCGACGGCGACGATCGCCCTGCAGCGCCAGCTGGTCGATCGGGACCTGCCGCGCCTGGCCGACTCGCTGGCCGATGCGCTGCCACACCGTCCGCAGTTCGCCTTGCTCAAGGGGCGACGAAACTACTTGTGCCTGAACAAGGTTCATGGCGGCAGCACGGGCGATGCCGAGGACGAACAGCCGCAGGACGAACTTTTCGACCCGATGGCGGCCACCGCGCTGGGGCGTGACGTGCAGCGCCTCGCCGCGTGGGCGTCGACAACCGATTCCGGCGACCGCGACGACCTCAAACCCGGTGTGCCCGACCGGTCCTGGTCACAAGTCAGCGTGTCCGCACGGGAATGCATCGGCGTGTCCCGCTGTCCCTATGGGACCGAATGCTTTTCCGAACGGGCCCGTGGCCGCGCCGGCGCCGCCGATATCGTCGTCACCAATCACGCGCTGCTGGCCATCGACGCCGTCGCCGAATCGGCTGTGCTGCCGGAACATTCGCTGCTGGTGGTCGACGAAGCACACGAGTTGACCGACCGGGTGACATCGGTGGCCACCGCCGAACTCACGTCGGCCGCGCTCGGTGTCGCGTCACGGCGAATCGCGCGGCTGATCGATCCGGAACTGATCGAGCGACTGGAGGCGTCGTCGGCCACCTTCGCGTCGGCGCTCCACGACGGAACCCCAGGCCGCATCGACTATCTCGATCAGGAGATGGCGGCCTACCTCACGGCGTTGCGGGACGCGGCCAGCGCGGCGCGATCGGCGATCGAGTCCACCAGCGACTCCAAAGCCGCCGCCACCCGCGCCGAGGCCGCTGCGACATTGAGTGAGATCTCCGAAACCGCCTCGCGCATCCTGACATCGTTCAGCCCGGCTATCCCCGATCGCACCGACGTGGTCTGGCTGGACCAGGAGGACAACCGGGGTTCTCCGCGCGCCGTGTTGCGGGTGGCTCCGCTCTCGGTGGCAGAGCTGTTGCGCACCCGCGTGTTCTCGCGTTCCAGGACGGTGTTGACGTCGGCGACGCTGACGATCGGCGGGAGCTTCGACGCGATGGCCGCCGCATGGGGGCTGACCGGACCGGAGCCCGGAGAGTACCCGCGCTGGCGCGGCCTTGATGTCGGATCGCCATTCCAGCACGCCAAGAACGGAATCCTTTACGTCGCAGCCCATCTCCCGCCGCCGGGCCGCGACGGCGCCGGATCGGCCGAGCAGCTGAGCGAAATCGCCGAGCTCATCACCGCGGCCGGCGGGCGGACCCTGGGGCTCTTCTCGTCCATGCGGGCCGCGCGGGCCGCGGCCGAGGCCATGCGGACGCGGCTGTCCACGCCGGTGCTCTGTCAAGGCGACGACAGCACCTCCACGCTGGTCGAGCAGTTCACCGCCGACCCGGCCACCTCGTTGTTCGGCACGCTGTCGCTGTGGCAGGGCGTCGACGTGCCCGGGCCGTCGCTGTCGCTGGTGCTGATCGACCGCATCCCGTTCCCGCGGCCGGACGATCCCCTGCTCAGCGCGCGGCAACGCGCGGTGGCGGCGCGCGGCGGCAACGGCTTCATGGAGGTCGCCGCCAGTCACGCCGCGCTGCTGCTCGCGCAGGGTTCGGGCCGCCTGTTACGGCGAGTCACCGACCGCGGCGTGGTCGCCGTGCTGGATTCCCGGATGGCCACCGCCCGGTACGGCGGTTACCTGCGCGCCTCGCTGCCGCCGTTCTGGCAAACCATCAACGCCGCGCAGGTGCGCCAAGCGCTTGGGCGCCTGCGCACTGCGGCCGACACCCGCCGGACCGACGCATCACCGTCTTAG
- the murI gene encoding glutamate racemase: MSSPLAPVGVFDSGVGGLTVARAIIDQLPDEDIVYVGDTGNGPYGPLTIPEIRAHALAIGDDLVERGVKALVIACNSASAACLRDARERYDVPVVEVILPAVRRAVATTRNGRIGVIGTQATITSHAYQDAFAAARDTEITAVACPRFVDFVERGVTSGRQVLGLAEGYLEPLQRAAVDTLVLGCTHYPLLSGLIQLAMGDNVTLVSSAEETAKEVLRVLTERDLLRPHDAPAATRVFEATGDPEEFTKLASRFLGPAVTGVQPVHRHFRVH; this comes from the coding sequence ATGAGCTCGCCGCTGGCGCCCGTCGGGGTCTTCGACTCCGGCGTCGGGGGACTGACCGTTGCGCGCGCGATCATCGACCAACTGCCCGACGAGGACATCGTCTACGTCGGCGATACCGGCAACGGCCCCTACGGTCCGCTGACCATCCCGGAGATCCGCGCGCACGCGCTGGCCATCGGCGACGACCTGGTCGAGCGCGGGGTCAAAGCGCTGGTGATCGCGTGCAATTCGGCGTCCGCCGCGTGCCTGCGCGATGCTCGCGAGCGCTACGACGTGCCCGTCGTCGAGGTGATCCTGCCGGCGGTGCGACGTGCGGTGGCCACCACCCGCAACGGGCGCATCGGCGTCATCGGTACGCAGGCCACTATCACCTCGCACGCCTACCAGGACGCCTTCGCCGCCGCGCGCGACACCGAGATCACCGCGGTGGCCTGCCCGCGCTTTGTCGACTTCGTCGAGCGCGGTGTGACCAGCGGCCGGCAGGTGCTCGGACTGGCCGAGGGATACCTCGAGCCGCTGCAGCGCGCCGCGGTCGACACGCTGGTGCTCGGCTGCACGCACTACCCGCTGCTGTCCGGACTGATTCAGCTGGCGATGGGCGACAACGTCACGCTGGTCTCCAGCGCCGAGGAGACCGCGAAGGAAGTGCTGCGGGTGCTCACCGAACGGGACCTGCTGCGTCCGCATGACGCGCCGGCCGCCACCCGAGTATTCGAGGCCACCGGCGACCCGGAGGAATTCACCAAACTGGCGTCGCGATTCCTCGGCCCCGCCGTCACCGGCGTTCAACCAGTGCACCGCCATTTTCGTGTTCATTAG
- a CDS encoding rhomboid family intramembrane serine protease, translated as MTSGHPHPPARQEKKRPRWVVGGATILTFVALLYLVELLDLLTNHSLERNGIRPQTTDGLWGIIFAPVLHANWAHLMANTIPLLVLGFLMTLAGISRFVWATAIIWILGGFGTWLIGNVGSSCGPTDHIGASGLIFGYLAFLLVFGLFVRRVWHIIVGLVVLFLYGGVLLGAMPVLHQCGGVSWQGHLSGAVAGVVAAYLLSAPERKARARKRAGAASPRLKT; from the coding sequence ATGACGTCCGGACATCCGCACCCGCCCGCCCGGCAGGAGAAGAAACGCCCCCGGTGGGTGGTGGGCGGCGCCACCATCCTCACCTTCGTGGCGCTGCTGTACCTGGTCGAGCTGCTTGACCTGCTGACGAACCATTCCCTGGAGAGAAACGGCATCCGGCCGCAGACCACGGATGGCCTGTGGGGGATCATCTTCGCCCCGGTTCTGCACGCCAACTGGGCGCACCTGATGGCCAATACGATCCCGCTGCTGGTGTTGGGCTTTTTGATGACGCTGGCCGGGATTTCCCGGTTTGTGTGGGCCACCGCCATCATCTGGATCCTGGGCGGCTTCGGTACCTGGCTGATCGGCAACGTGGGCAGCAGTTGCGGGCCGACCGACCACATCGGCGCCTCCGGCCTGATCTTCGGCTACCTGGCGTTTTTGCTGGTGTTCGGCTTGTTCGTGCGCCGGGTGTGGCACATCATCGTCGGGCTGGTGGTCTTGTTCCTCTACGGCGGCGTGCTGCTCGGTGCCATGCCGGTGCTGCACCAGTGCGGCGGTGTGTCCTGGCAGGGTCACCTGTCGGGCGCGGTCGCCGGCGTCGTCGCCGCGTATCTGTTGTCCGCCCCGGAGCGCAAGGCCCGCGCGCGCAAAAGGGCCGGCGCTGCGTCGCCGCGGCTGAAAACATGA
- a CDS encoding AbrB/MazE/SpoVT family DNA-binding domain-containing protein: MDVSITVTRKGQTTLPVAIRRRLGLADSGGVLHAHLNEETGELIITKPPSVDELSERISRHIKSGTRPLLDVDDFYQSQRESQG, from the coding sequence ATGGACGTAAGCATTACCGTGACCAGGAAGGGACAGACGACCCTTCCGGTTGCCATTCGTCGCCGACTCGGTCTGGCCGACTCGGGTGGAGTGTTGCACGCGCACCTGAACGAGGAGACCGGGGAACTCATCATCACCAAGCCGCCGAGTGTCGACGAGTTGAGTGAGCGCATCAGTCGCCATATCAAATCGGGAACCCGCCCGCTGCTGGATGTCGACGACTTCTACCAGTCCCAGCGTGAGTCGCAAGGGTGA
- the clpS gene encoding ATP-dependent Clp protease adapter ClpS, whose amino-acid sequence MVAASAPTKPGTTGQRESAPVDVTARPWVTVVWDDPINLMTYVTYVFQKLFGYSEPHATKLMLQVHHEGKAVVSSGTRESMEVDVSKLHAAGLWATLQQDS is encoded by the coding sequence ATGGTTGCTGCGTCAGCGCCCACCAAACCGGGCACTACCGGGCAACGCGAGTCCGCGCCGGTGGACGTCACGGCCAGGCCATGGGTCACCGTCGTGTGGGACGACCCGATCAACTTGATGACCTACGTGACGTACGTGTTCCAGAAATTGTTCGGCTACAGCGAGCCGCACGCCACCAAACTGATGCTGCAGGTGCATCACGAAGGCAAGGCGGTGGTGTCGTCCGGCACGCGGGAGTCCATGGAAGTCGACGTGTCCAAACTGCATGCCGCCGGATTGTGGGCGACGTTGCAGCAGGACAGCTGA
- the rph gene encoding ribonuclease PH: protein MSKRDDGRLDDELRPVVITRGFTEHPAGSVLIEFGQTKVMCTASVTEGVPRWRKGSGLGWLTAEYAMLPSATHTRSDRESVKGRVSGRTQEISRLIGRSLRACIDLRALGENTIAVDCDVLQADGGTRTAAITGAYVALADAVTYLSAAGKLSDPRPLSCAIAAVSVGVVDGRVRVDLPYEEDSRAEVDMNVVATDTGTLVEIQGTGEGATFPRSTLDKLLDLALSACDKLFEAQREALAAPYPGVLPEGPPPSKAFGS from the coding sequence GTGTCCAAACGAGATGACGGTCGCCTTGACGACGAGCTCCGCCCCGTCGTCATCACCCGAGGATTCACCGAGCACCCGGCGGGGTCGGTGCTGATCGAGTTCGGTCAGACCAAGGTCATGTGCACCGCCAGCGTCACCGAGGGCGTGCCGCGTTGGCGCAAAGGGTCGGGCCTGGGCTGGCTCACCGCGGAGTACGCGATGCTGCCGTCGGCCACCCACACCCGCTCGGACCGCGAGTCCGTCAAGGGCCGGGTCAGCGGACGAACGCAGGAGATCAGCCGCCTGATCGGTCGGTCGTTGCGGGCGTGCATCGACCTGCGGGCGTTGGGGGAGAACACGATCGCCGTCGACTGCGACGTGCTGCAGGCCGACGGCGGCACTCGGACCGCGGCCATCACCGGCGCCTACGTGGCGTTGGCCGACGCGGTGACCTACCTGTCGGCCGCCGGCAAGCTGTCGGATCCGAGGCCGCTGTCGTGCGCCATCGCGGCGGTCAGCGTCGGCGTGGTCGACGGCAGGGTCCGGGTCGATCTGCCCTACGAGGAAGACTCGCGCGCCGAGGTGGACATGAACGTCGTCGCCACCGACACCGGCACCCTGGTCGAGATCCAGGGGACCGGTGAGGGCGCGACGTTCCCGCGCTCGACGCTGGACAAGCTGCTGGATCTGGCGTTGAGCGCGTGTGACAAGTTGTTCGAAGCTCAGCGCGAGGCGTTGGCGGCGCCGTATCCGGGCGTGCTGCCCGAGGGGCCCCCGCCGTCGAAGGCGTTCGGAAGCTAG
- a CDS encoding cyclic nucleotide-degrading phosphodiesterase, with protein sequence MSVRITVLGCSGSVVGPDSPASGYLLRAPDTPPLVLDFGGGVLGALQRHADPGSVHVLLSHLHADHCLDMPGLYVWRRYHPSRPGGKALLYGPSDTWSRLGAASSPYGGEIDDCSDIFDIRHWVDGEPVTLGALTVVPRVVAHPTESYGLRITDSTGACLVYSGDTGVCDQLVELARGADVFLCEASWTHSPDRPRDLHLSGTEAGRAAKQAGVRELLLTHIPPWTSREDVITEAKAEFDGPVHAVVSGETFDIGRA encoded by the coding sequence GTGTCCGTGCGAATCACCGTGCTCGGCTGCTCCGGCAGCGTCGTGGGCCCGGATTCGCCTGCCTCGGGTTATTTGCTCCGGGCGCCGGACACGCCACCGCTGGTCCTCGACTTCGGCGGGGGAGTGCTGGGCGCGCTGCAACGGCACGCGGACCCCGGTTCGGTGCATGTGCTGTTGTCTCATCTGCACGCGGACCACTGCCTGGATATGCCGGGCCTGTATGTCTGGCGCCGGTATCACCCGTCCCGCCCCGGCGGCAAGGCCCTGTTGTACGGCCCGAGTGACACCTGGTCGCGGTTGGGCGCGGCGTCGTCACCGTACGGCGGAGAGATCGACGACTGCTCGGACATCTTCGATATCCGCCACTGGGTGGACGGTGAGCCGGTGACGCTGGGTGCGCTCACGGTGGTGCCACGGGTGGTTGCGCACCCCACCGAGTCCTACGGTCTGCGGATCACCGATTCCACCGGCGCGTGCCTGGTCTACAGCGGCGACACCGGCGTCTGCGATCAGCTGGTCGAGCTGGCCCGCGGTGCGGATGTGTTCCTGTGCGAGGCCTCCTGGACGCACTCGCCGGACCGTCCCCGCGATCTTCATCTGTCCGGCACCGAAGCCGGCAGGGCCGCCAAACAAGCGGGGGTCCGGGAGTTGCTGTTGACGCATATCCCGCCGTGGACGTCGCGCGAGGACGTCATCACCGAGGCCAAGGCCGAGTTCGACGGTCCCGTGCACGCGGTGGTGTCCGGTGAGACGTTCGATATCGGTCGTGCCTGA
- the aosR gene encoding oxidative stress transcriptional regulator AosR, with protein MRKWKRVETADGPRFRSSLAVHEAALLKNLVGSMIGLLDERESSAPSDELEEITGIKTGNTEPPADPTLRRLLPDFHRPDEEDTDEPDSPDSNAADSLNAALRSLHEPEIIDAKRVAAQQLLDTLPENGGRFELTEEGANAWIAAVNDLRLSLGVMLDVGPDGPSRLPADHPLAAHHDVYQWLTVLQEYLVLALMDSR; from the coding sequence GTGCGCAAATGGAAGCGCGTCGAGACCGCCGACGGTCCCCGTTTTCGGTCGTCGTTGGCGGTACATGAGGCGGCTCTGCTGAAGAACTTGGTCGGATCGATGATCGGCCTGCTCGACGAGCGCGAATCTTCCGCTCCGTCCGACGAACTCGAGGAGATCACCGGGATCAAGACCGGCAACACGGAACCGCCGGCCGATCCGACGCTGCGCCGCTTGTTGCCCGACTTCCACAGGCCCGACGAGGAGGACACCGACGAGCCGGATTCCCCTGATAGCAATGCCGCCGACAGCCTCAATGCCGCGCTGCGCAGTCTGCACGAGCCGGAGATCATCGACGCCAAACGTGTTGCGGCCCAACAATTGTTGGACACGCTTCCGGAAAATGGCGGTCGGTTTGAACTGACCGAAGAGGGCGCGAACGCCTGGATCGCGGCGGTCAACGACCTCCGGCTGTCCTTGGGCGTGATGCTCGATGTAGGCCCGGACGGCCCAAGCCGACTGCCGGCCGACCATCCCCTGGCGGCGCACCACGACGTCTACCAATGGCTGACCGTCCTGCAGGAATACCTGGTGCTCGCGTTGATGGATTCCCGGTGA
- a CDS encoding PIN domain-containing protein, with product MNPTFGGSLDANVVLRLLLNDVPDQHAAAVALVESADAPLLVSDIAVIEVVFALCRHYEFSRASASEAIEGLISLTQIDCNRALFKRALPLFTDHPKLSFEDCCLATYAELANAEPLWTFNRKLAGQARAARMVPTLRR from the coding sequence GTGAACCCCACATTTGGCGGTTCGCTTGACGCCAACGTCGTACTTCGCCTGCTGCTCAATGACGTTCCGGACCAACACGCGGCGGCAGTCGCACTTGTCGAAAGCGCCGATGCGCCCCTCCTCGTGTCGGATATCGCTGTCATCGAGGTGGTCTTTGCGTTGTGCCGCCACTACGAATTCAGCCGGGCTTCGGCATCCGAGGCGATCGAGGGCCTGATTTCGTTGACCCAAATCGATTGCAACCGTGCCCTGTTCAAGCGCGCGCTGCCGTTGTTCACCGATCATCCGAAGCTGTCGTTCGAGGACTGCTGCCTTGCCACGTACGCCGAATTGGCGAACGCCGAACCATTGTGGACCTTCAACAGGAAACTGGCTGGCCAGGCCCGTGCGGCCCGAATGGTGCCGACACTAAGACGGTGA
- a CDS encoding nicotinate phosphoribosyltransferase: MNDAVLAGLLTDRYELTMLAAALRDGTAKRRTTFELFARRLPEGRRYGVVAGTGRLLEALPQFRFDEAAGRLLAQFLDADTVRYLRDFRFGGDIDGYAEGELYFPGSPVLSVRGSFAECVVIETLALSIFNHDCAIASAAARMVSAAGERPLMDMGTRRTHERAAVAAARAAYIAGFAATSNLEAQRQYGIPTEGTAAHAFTMLHTTGDGPDELAAFRAQVDALGVGTTLLIDTYDVTTGVANAVAAGGTALGAVRIDSGELGVLARQVREQLDQLGATQTRIVVSGDLDEFAIAALRADPVDSYGVGTSLVTGSGAPAAGMVYKLAEVDGIPVQKRSSHKESVGGRKEAVRLSRPTGTITEEVVHPAGRPPDTTEPRRVLTVPLVREGEVVADTDLSSARRLVASGLRSLPWEGLSLAHGDPAIPTTQIAGG; the protein is encoded by the coding sequence ATGAACGACGCGGTCTTGGCCGGACTGCTAACCGACAGGTACGAGCTGACCATGCTGGCGGCGGCGCTGCGCGACGGCACGGCCAAACGCCGAACCACGTTCGAATTGTTCGCCCGCCGACTGCCCGAGGGACGTCGCTACGGTGTGGTCGCCGGAACCGGCCGACTGCTAGAAGCGTTGCCGCAGTTCAGGTTCGACGAAGCGGCCGGCCGGCTGCTGGCGCAATTCCTCGACGCCGACACCGTGCGCTATCTGCGCGATTTCCGGTTCGGCGGCGACATCGACGGCTATGCCGAAGGTGAGTTGTATTTTCCTGGCTCGCCCGTATTGTCGGTGCGCGGCAGCTTCGCCGAATGCGTGGTGATCGAGACGTTGGCGCTGTCGATCTTCAACCACGACTGCGCGATCGCGTCCGCGGCCGCACGCATGGTCAGCGCCGCAGGAGAACGCCCGCTGATGGACATGGGAACCCGACGCACCCACGAGCGTGCGGCGGTCGCCGCGGCCCGGGCGGCCTATATCGCCGGCTTCGCCGCGACGTCCAACCTGGAGGCGCAGCGGCAATACGGGATCCCCACCGAGGGCACCGCCGCGCACGCCTTCACCATGTTGCACACCACCGGAGATGGACCAGACGAGCTGGCCGCGTTCCGCGCCCAGGTCGACGCCCTGGGCGTCGGCACCACGCTGTTGATCGATACCTACGACGTGACCACCGGGGTGGCCAACGCCGTGGCCGCCGGCGGTACCGCGCTCGGCGCGGTCCGCATCGACTCCGGCGAACTCGGCGTTCTCGCCCGCCAGGTGCGCGAGCAGCTCGATCAGCTGGGCGCCACCCAGACCCGCATCGTCGTATCCGGCGATCTCGACGAGTTTGCCATCGCCGCGCTGCGCGCGGATCCGGTGGACAGCTATGGCGTCGGCACGTCGTTGGTGACCGGCTCGGGTGCCCCGGCCGCGGGCATGGTTTACAAACTCGCCGAGGTGGACGGTATCCCGGTGCAGAAGCGCAGCAGCCACAAGGAATCGGTGGGAGGCCGCAAGGAGGCGGTGCGGTTGTCACGGCCGACCGGCACGATCACCGAAGAGGTGGTGCATCCCGCGGGGCGACCGCCCGACACGACGGAGCCTCGACGGGTGCTGACCGTTCCGCTGGTCCGGGAGGGAGAGGTGGTCGCCGATACCGACCTGTCGTCGGCCCGTCGGCTGGTCGCGTCCGGGCTGCGCAGCCTGCCGTGGGAGGGGCTGAGCCTGGCCCACGGCGACCCGGCGATCCCCACCACGCAGATCGCGGGGGGGTAA
- a CDS encoding ferritin-like domain-containing protein, whose protein sequence is MTTRDKYTEVPAPYSWEVPSAGDTRFTWEYDEGRARLLSLYQKGKDKQWDAQSRIDWAQDVDPTNPVGLPDEFHPLFGSPMWDAADDARRAEMRQHFQAWQFSQFLHGEQGAMVCAAKIVEVVPDLDAKFYAATQTMDEARHVETFARFLQDKVGLVYPINKHLTALLEDTLRDSRWDMPYLGMQVLIEGLALAAFGVLRDMAPQDSLAKQLLAYVMQDEARHVAFGRISLKDYYCALTEAERDEREEFVVDACYLMRDRFRGEEVFETLGLDVQACAEWVDTSPLMIQFRSHLFSRIVPIVKDIGLWGDKVQKAFSEMGVLDMAGFDIETLMKADEDQADALDKAHAEMASRAIEVDQAIAAGAS, encoded by the coding sequence ATGACCACGAGGGACAAATACACCGAGGTGCCGGCGCCGTACTCGTGGGAGGTCCCCAGCGCCGGCGACACCCGCTTCACCTGGGAGTACGACGAGGGGCGCGCCCGGCTGCTTTCCCTGTATCAGAAGGGAAAGGACAAACAGTGGGATGCCCAGTCGCGCATCGACTGGGCGCAAGACGTCGACCCGACGAACCCGGTGGGGCTCCCCGACGAGTTCCATCCGCTGTTCGGCAGCCCGATGTGGGACGCGGCCGACGACGCACGACGGGCCGAGATGCGCCAGCACTTTCAGGCCTGGCAGTTCTCCCAGTTCCTGCACGGCGAGCAGGGCGCCATGGTGTGCGCGGCCAAGATCGTCGAGGTGGTCCCGGATCTGGACGCGAAGTTCTACGCGGCCACCCAGACCATGGACGAGGCCCGACACGTCGAGACCTTCGCGCGGTTCCTGCAGGACAAAGTCGGCCTGGTCTACCCGATCAACAAGCACCTGACCGCACTGCTGGAAGACACCCTGCGCGACTCGCGCTGGGACATGCCCTACCTCGGCATGCAGGTCCTCATCGAGGGGCTCGCACTCGCCGCCTTCGGCGTGCTGCGTGACATGGCGCCGCAGGACTCGCTGGCCAAGCAGTTGCTGGCCTACGTCATGCAGGACGAGGCGCGTCACGTCGCCTTCGGCCGAATCTCGTTGAAGGACTACTACTGTGCGCTGACGGAAGCCGAGCGCGACGAGCGTGAAGAGTTCGTCGTGGACGCCTGCTATCTGATGCGTGACCGCTTCCGCGGCGAGGAGGTTTTCGAGACCCTCGGCCTCGACGTCCAAGCCTGCGCCGAGTGGGTGGACACGTCGCCGCTGATGATCCAGTTCCGCTCGCATCTGTTCAGCCGCATCGTGCCGATCGTCAAGGACATCGGGTTGTGGGGGGACAAGGTGCAGAAGGCCTTCTCGGAGATGGGTGTCCTCGACATGGCCGGCTTCGACATCGAGACACTGATGAAGGCGGACGAGGATCAGGCCGACGCGCTGGACAAGGCACACGCCGAAATGGCAAGCCGCGCAATCGAAGTGGACCAGGCCATCGCGGCGGGCGCGAGCTAG
- a CDS encoding P1 family peptidase, producing the protein MSAITDVGGISVGHYQRLDPDASLGAGWARGVTVVLTPPGTVGAVDCRGGAPGTRETDLLDPSNSVRFVDAVLLAGGSAYGLAAADGVMRWLEEQGRGVAMSGGVVPVVPGAVIFDLPVGGWDCRPTAEFGYAAAAGASADTVAGGTVGAGVGARAGVLKGGVGTASTTLQSGVTVGAIVVVNSAGDVVDTTTGLPWQADLIEEFGLTPPPAEQITALAELPPRSTALNTTIAVVGTDAALTKAACRRVAIAAHDGLARTIRPAHTPVDGDTVFALATGAVEVPPLPDAPAAMSPETALVTAVGAAAADCLARAVLVGVLAAESVAGIPTYRGIAPGAFKTA; encoded by the coding sequence GTGAGCGCCATCACCGATGTCGGCGGGATCAGCGTCGGCCACTATCAGCGGCTGGATCCCGACGCGTCCCTGGGCGCGGGCTGGGCCCGCGGGGTCACCGTCGTGCTGACCCCGCCCGGAACCGTCGGCGCGGTCGATTGCCGCGGTGGGGCGCCCGGCACCCGGGAGACCGATCTGCTGGATCCGTCCAACAGTGTCCGCTTCGTCGATGCGGTGTTGCTCGCCGGCGGTAGCGCCTACGGCCTGGCGGCCGCCGACGGAGTGATGCGCTGGCTGGAGGAACAGGGACGCGGCGTGGCGATGAGCGGCGGGGTGGTGCCCGTCGTGCCGGGGGCGGTGATTTTCGATTTGCCCGTCGGCGGCTGGGACTGCCGCCCGACCGCCGAGTTCGGTTACGCCGCCGCCGCGGGAGCGTCCGCGGACACGGTAGCCGGCGGCACCGTCGGCGCCGGGGTGGGCGCTCGCGCCGGTGTGCTCAAGGGCGGCGTCGGGACCGCGTCGACCACGCTGCAGTCCGGCGTGACCGTCGGCGCGATCGTCGTGGTGAATTCCGCGGGCGATGTCGTCGACACCACCACCGGGCTCCCGTGGCAGGCGGACTTGATCGAAGAGTTCGGTCTGACCCCACCGCCCGCCGAGCAGATCACCGCGCTGGCCGAGTTGCCACCCCGCTCGACCGCGCTGAACACGACGATCGCAGTCGTCGGCACCGATGCCGCGCTGACCAAGGCGGCGTGCCGACGCGTCGCGATCGCCGCCCACGACGGGCTGGCCCGAACGATCCGGCCGGCACACACGCCGGTGGACGGCGACACGGTGTTCGCGCTGGCGACCGGGGCGGTCGAAGTCCCCCCGCTGCCGGACGCGCCCGCCGCGATGTCGCCGGAGACAGCGCTGGTCACCGCGGTGGGTGCGGCCGCCGCCGATTGCCTGGCCCGCGCGGTCCTGGTCGGCGTGCTCGCCGCCGAATCCGTCGCCGGAATACCGACCTATCGCGGCATCGCGCCCGGAGCATTCAAGACCGCCTGA